A region of Lathamus discolor isolate bLatDis1 chromosome 14, bLatDis1.hap1, whole genome shotgun sequence DNA encodes the following proteins:
- the SPAG5 gene encoding sperm-associated antigen 5 isoform X2, producing the protein MRAAKSPAAQQRPRRTPLQELRLQPGAERTSLTPLLHRLRLKDHDCATPVPRTRGPRSSVAPVPCALGPPRSAVLPPPRSNALLPCTPGPPSSSILEAPGTLTLGPSVLEPPRTSTLVPSAPEPSSCTNPELPGSSTPGHWAMEPPSSTVQTPPDSPIPEPSNLEPPSSPTADPCVLEPPSSPTPGQPSIISSVPCTPNSPDSTTIAPCTPGPSGSTSSDSCTPGLPGTTSTPQEGPFHGWRVAPSDFSCSPVAPEPPSGDEGVGSLPCQDTPEEAKSSSPALQEQGPPASPPIEAGRSEPGELEGAVTPVPSPEVALEAVSWVLPLVWLEKSLNSSSLLESLRHSLTLPRRDIGTSVTPVPIATMGTSVTPAPTATIGTSVTPVPTATIGTSVTPAPTATIGTSVTPAPTATIGTSVTPLPTTDTGTFMTPRDLRESSTNTSTGPPPCAKDSAAETDSLLWHCPREQLKSLPRAELEGRLESTLIIIEALSLQLRGWTENQRSLPGVGPAEQRDALTQTDVTHPKGEEEIYRSLYLELRRRTDALQRQRAVEQDLHRELKTAVEGMGAWSRQRLLFQGLADASLQSLQDEQRALAQEREQARALVSRCQVLLERVPSKLQSCLEERDAMRQRADEALQARQEASRQLEETSVALQDTVAKLEQLTVANSRLSADHGSLMTSLASLEQERDARQQERDALQQENEKQREEMAWLAQERDALQRERNGFCQELREATECREFLEQENQMSRTQLLEAEARLRSTLDTLQEHSQRHEELMDSHRRLREEQAALSKELESTKAELLDLQLKRNKVSWCSKDIVESKMRLQELAECLRAALQEEDNDDAAPSKSRTWTPVPRTPGWQTPYRVRTPACRTPVFRTPHRAIGSSFVGSVLRAVSGEDADEAAGVGSAFTKDKPAATPKAIEPEDGLLESVKQLRSVVSDLAMLSCRIQDLEQSEFKALQTEISNLQLHLETVTMESQEKIDAQAATIVKLNKALRGKLESEKELQDVVKRQEEKMLQLIDKSGEVTSLKEEVFQLKRSLQRAETEAKVLWEEMREQRPKEDTVHVRERVLQQQEMGKLRLLLLEKVDENQRLSDKVQGLELQLHRIQKVLRSHEEMQEKMKELLVAVPDLAVACQEHHSLLRYLGLKLESASKDAAEPL; encoded by the exons ATGCGGGCCGCCAAGTCCCCCGCC GCGCAGCAGCGGCCCCGGCGCACCCCCCTGCAGGAGCTGCGGCTGCAGCCGGGCGCCGAGCGCACCAGCCTCACCCCGCTGCTCCACCGGCTGCGGCTTAAG GACCATGACTGTGCCACCCCAGTGCCCCGCACCCGTGGCCCCCGCAGCAGTGTCGCCCCCGTGCCTTGTGCTCTAGGACCCCCCAGAAGTGCTGTCCTGCCTCCCCCCCGCAGCAATGCTCTGCTGCCTTGCACCCCAGGgccccccagcagcagcatcctggaggCCCCTGGGACTCTCACCCTGGGTCCCAGTGTCTTGGAGCCTCCCAGGACTTCCACCCTGGTGCCCAGTGCCCCTGAGCCCTCCAGTTGCACCAACCCAGAGCTCCCTGGCAGTTCCACCCCAGGGCACTGGGCCATGGAGCCccccagcagcactgtgcaAACACCCCCGGACAGCCCTATCCCAGAGCCCAGCAACCTGGAGCCCCCCAGCAGTCCCACTGCAGACCCCTGCGTCCTGGAGCCCCCCAGCAGTCCCACTCCAGGCCAGCCCAGCATCATCAGCTCGGTGCCTTGCACCCCAAACTCTCCAGACAGCACCACAATAGCACCCTGCACCCCTGGGCCCTCAGGCAGCACCAGCTCAGACTCCTGCACCCCAGGGCTCCCCGGCACCACCTCCACCCCGCAggaaggtcccttccatgggtggCGAGTGGCACCCTCTGACTTCTCCTGCAGCCCCGTGGCCCCTGAGCCCCCATCTGGAGATGAGGGTGTTGGTTCTTTGCCTTGCCAAGACACCCCTGAGGAAGCCAAGTCCTCATCCCCTGCCCTACAAGAGCAGGGACCCCCTGCATCCCCTCCCATTGAGGCAGGCAGGTCAGAGCCTGGTGAACTGGAGGGAGCAGTCACCCCCGTCCCCTCGCCGGAGGTGGCCTTGGAGGCTGTGTCCTGGGTGCTGCCACTGGTGTGGCTGGAGAAGAGCCTCAACTCCTCATCCCTGCTGGAGTCCCTGCGGCACAGCTTAACCCTGCCACGGCGGGACATTGGCACCAGCGTCACCCCAGTGCCTATTGCAACCATGGGCACCAGCGTCACCCCGGCGCCCACCGCAACCATTGGCACCAGTGTTACCCCAGTGCCCACCGCAACCATTGGCACCAGCGTCACCCCGGCGCCCACCGCAACCATTGGCACCAGCGTCACCCCAGCGCCCACCGCAACCATTGGCACCAGCGTCACCCCGCTGCCCACCACAGACACCGGCACCTTCATGACCCCGCGGGACCTGCGGGAGAGCAGCACCAACACATCCACGGGTCCCCCTCCCTGTGCCAAGGACAGCGCTGCCGAAACAGACTCCCTGCTCTGGCA CTGTCCCCGGGAGCAGCTGAAGTCCCTGCCGCGGGCAGAGCTGGAGGGGCGGCTGGAGAGCACCCTCATCATCATCGAGGCCCTGTCGCTCCAGCTGCGGGGCTGGACCGAGAACCAGCGGTCCCTGCCCGGCGTGGGGCCGGCCGAGCAGAGGGATGCGCTCACCCAGACCGATGTCACCCATCCCAAAGGG GAGGAGGAGATCTACCGCAGCCTCTACCTCGAGCTGCGGAGGAGGACGGACGCTCTGCAGCGGCAGCGGGCAGTGGAGCAGGACCTGCATCGGGAGCTGAAGACGGCCGTCGAGGGCATG ggtgcctggagcaggcagcGCCTCCTGTTCCAGGGCCTCGCGGATGCCTCCCTCCAGAGCCTGCAGGATGAGCAGAGAGCACTCGCCCAGGAG CGGGAGCAGGCGAGGGCCCTGGTGTCCCGGTGCCAGGTCCTGCTGGAAAGGGTTCCCagcaagctgcagagctgcctggagGAGCGGGATGCCATGAGGCAGCGAGCGGATGAAGCCCTCCAAGCCAGGCAGGAG GCATCTCGTCAGCTGGAGGAGACCTCAGTGGCCCTGCAGGACACAGTGGCTAAGCTGGAGCAGTTGACAGTGGCCAACTCGCGCCTCAGCGCAG ACCACGGCTCCCTGATGACCAGCCTGGccagcctggagcaggagcGGGATGCGCGGCAGCAGGAGCGGGATGCGCTGCAGCAGGAGAATGAGAAGCAGCGGGAGGAGATGGCCTG GCTGGCGCAGGAGCGGGATGCGCTGCAGCGGGAACGCAATGGATTCTGCCAGGAGCTGAGGGAGGCAACCGAGTGCCGGGAG TTCCTGGAGCAGGAGAACCAAATGTCCCGCACTCAGCTGCTGGAGGCGGAGGCCAGGCTGAGGTCCACGCTGGACAcgctgcaggagcacagccagCGCCACGAGGAGCTCATGGATTCCCACCGGCGCCTGCG GGAAGAGCAGGCTGCCCTCAGCAAGGAGCTGGAGAGCACCAAGGCCGAGCTCCTCGACTTGCAGCTTAAGAGGAACAAAGTCTCCTGGTGCTCCAAGGACATCGTGGAGAGCAAGATGCGGCTGCAGGAGCTCGCTGAGtgcctcagggctgctctgcaggaggag GACAATGATGATGCTGCCCCATCAAAAAGCAGAACCTGGACCCCGGTGCCACGTACTCCAGGCTGGCAGACCCCGTACCGTGTCCGGACCCCCGCCTGCCGCACGCCGGTGTTCCGGACCCCACACCGCGCCATAGGGAGCTCCTTTGTGGGCAGTGTCCTGCGAGCTGTGTCTGGGGAAG ATGCTGATGAAGCCGCTGGAGTTGGGAGTGCATTTACCAAGGACAAACCTGCTGCTACACCAAAGGCAATAG AGCCTGAGGATGGTTTGCTGGAGAGTGTGAAGCAGCTGAGGTCCGTGGTGTCCGACCTCGCCATGCTGAGCTGCCGCATCCAGGACCTGGAGCAGAGCGAGTTCAAGGCGCTGCAGACGGAGAT ctccaACCTGCAGCTCCACTTGGAGACGGTGACAATGGAGAGCCAGGAGAAGATTGATGCCCAGGCTGCCACCATCGTCAAGCTGAACAAGGCACTGAGGGGCAAGCTCGAG AGTgagaaggagctgcaggacGTGGTGAAACGACAGGAAGAGAAGATGCTGCAACTCATCGACAAGAGTGGGGAAGTCACG AGTTTGAAGGAAGAGGTTTTCCAGCTGAAGCGCTCGCTGCAGCGCGCAGAGACGGAGGCCAAGGTGCTGTGGGAGGAGATGAGGGAACAGAGACCCAAGGAGGACACTGTCCATGTGCGGGAGcgagtgctgcagcagcaggag ATGGGCAAACTgcggctgctgctcctggagaAGGTGGATGAGAACCAGCGGCTCTCGGATAAG gtccaagggctggagctgcagctccatCGCATCCAGAAAGTGCTGAGGAGCCATGAGGAGATGCAGGAGAAGATGAAGGAG CTCCTGGTGGCTGTCCCTGACTTGGCCGTGGCGTGCCAGGAGCATCACAGCCTGCTGCGGTACCTGGGCTTGAAGCTGGAGAGTGCCAGCAAAGACGCTGCGGAGCCGCTATAG
- the SPAG5 gene encoding sperm-associated antigen 5 isoform X1, with amino-acid sequence MRAAKSPADHDCATPVPRTRGPRSSVAPVPCALGPPRSAVLPPPRSNALLPCTPGPPSSSILEAPGTLTLGPSVLEPPRTSTLVPSAPEPSSCTNPELPGSSTPGHWAMEPPSSTVQTPPDSPIPEPSNLEPPSSPTADPCVLEPPSSPTPGQPSIISSVPCTPNSPDSTTIAPCTPGPSGSTSSDSCTPGLPGTTSTPQEGPFHGWRVAPSDFSCSPVAPEPPSGDEGVGSLPCQDTPEEAKSSSPALQEQGPPASPPIEAGRSEPGELEGAVTPVPSPEVALEAVSWVLPLVWLEKSLNSSSLLESLRHSLTLPRRDIGTSVTPVPIATMGTSVTPAPTATIGTSVTPVPTATIGTSVTPAPTATIGTSVTPAPTATIGTSVTPLPTTDTGTFMTPRDLRESSTNTSTGPPPCAKDSAAETDSLLWHCPREQLKSLPRAELEGRLESTLIIIEALSLQLRGWTENQRSLPGVGPAEQRDALTQTDVTHPKGEEEIYRSLYLELRRRTDALQRQRAVEQDLHRELKTAVEGMGAWSRQRLLFQGLADASLQSLQDEQRALAQEREQARALVSRCQVLLERVPSKLQSCLEERDAMRQRADEALQARQEASRQLEETSVALQDTVAKLEQLTVANSRLSADHGSLMTSLASLEQERDARQQERDALQQENEKQREEMAWLAQERDALQRERNGFCQELREATECREFLEQENQMSRTQLLEAEARLRSTLDTLQEHSQRHEELMDSHRRLREEQAALSKELESTKAELLDLQLKRNKVSWCSKDIVESKMRLQELAECLRAALQEEDNDDAAPSKSRTWTPVPRTPGWQTPYRVRTPACRTPVFRTPHRAIGSSFVGSVLRAVSGEDADEAAGVGSAFTKDKPAATPKAIEPEDGLLESVKQLRSVVSDLAMLSCRIQDLEQSEFKALQTEISNLQLHLETVTMESQEKIDAQAATIVKLNKALRGKLESEKELQDVVKRQEEKMLQLIDKSGEVTSLKEEVFQLKRSLQRAETEAKVLWEEMREQRPKEDTVHVRERVLQQQEMGKLRLLLLEKVDENQRLSDKVQGLELQLHRIQKVLRSHEEMQEKMKELLVAVPDLAVACQEHHSLLRYLGLKLESASKDAAEPL; translated from the exons ATGCGGGCCGCCAAGTCCCCCGCC GACCATGACTGTGCCACCCCAGTGCCCCGCACCCGTGGCCCCCGCAGCAGTGTCGCCCCCGTGCCTTGTGCTCTAGGACCCCCCAGAAGTGCTGTCCTGCCTCCCCCCCGCAGCAATGCTCTGCTGCCTTGCACCCCAGGgccccccagcagcagcatcctggaggCCCCTGGGACTCTCACCCTGGGTCCCAGTGTCTTGGAGCCTCCCAGGACTTCCACCCTGGTGCCCAGTGCCCCTGAGCCCTCCAGTTGCACCAACCCAGAGCTCCCTGGCAGTTCCACCCCAGGGCACTGGGCCATGGAGCCccccagcagcactgtgcaAACACCCCCGGACAGCCCTATCCCAGAGCCCAGCAACCTGGAGCCCCCCAGCAGTCCCACTGCAGACCCCTGCGTCCTGGAGCCCCCCAGCAGTCCCACTCCAGGCCAGCCCAGCATCATCAGCTCGGTGCCTTGCACCCCAAACTCTCCAGACAGCACCACAATAGCACCCTGCACCCCTGGGCCCTCAGGCAGCACCAGCTCAGACTCCTGCACCCCAGGGCTCCCCGGCACCACCTCCACCCCGCAggaaggtcccttccatgggtggCGAGTGGCACCCTCTGACTTCTCCTGCAGCCCCGTGGCCCCTGAGCCCCCATCTGGAGATGAGGGTGTTGGTTCTTTGCCTTGCCAAGACACCCCTGAGGAAGCCAAGTCCTCATCCCCTGCCCTACAAGAGCAGGGACCCCCTGCATCCCCTCCCATTGAGGCAGGCAGGTCAGAGCCTGGTGAACTGGAGGGAGCAGTCACCCCCGTCCCCTCGCCGGAGGTGGCCTTGGAGGCTGTGTCCTGGGTGCTGCCACTGGTGTGGCTGGAGAAGAGCCTCAACTCCTCATCCCTGCTGGAGTCCCTGCGGCACAGCTTAACCCTGCCACGGCGGGACATTGGCACCAGCGTCACCCCAGTGCCTATTGCAACCATGGGCACCAGCGTCACCCCGGCGCCCACCGCAACCATTGGCACCAGTGTTACCCCAGTGCCCACCGCAACCATTGGCACCAGCGTCACCCCGGCGCCCACCGCAACCATTGGCACCAGCGTCACCCCAGCGCCCACCGCAACCATTGGCACCAGCGTCACCCCGCTGCCCACCACAGACACCGGCACCTTCATGACCCCGCGGGACCTGCGGGAGAGCAGCACCAACACATCCACGGGTCCCCCTCCCTGTGCCAAGGACAGCGCTGCCGAAACAGACTCCCTGCTCTGGCA CTGTCCCCGGGAGCAGCTGAAGTCCCTGCCGCGGGCAGAGCTGGAGGGGCGGCTGGAGAGCACCCTCATCATCATCGAGGCCCTGTCGCTCCAGCTGCGGGGCTGGACCGAGAACCAGCGGTCCCTGCCCGGCGTGGGGCCGGCCGAGCAGAGGGATGCGCTCACCCAGACCGATGTCACCCATCCCAAAGGG GAGGAGGAGATCTACCGCAGCCTCTACCTCGAGCTGCGGAGGAGGACGGACGCTCTGCAGCGGCAGCGGGCAGTGGAGCAGGACCTGCATCGGGAGCTGAAGACGGCCGTCGAGGGCATG ggtgcctggagcaggcagcGCCTCCTGTTCCAGGGCCTCGCGGATGCCTCCCTCCAGAGCCTGCAGGATGAGCAGAGAGCACTCGCCCAGGAG CGGGAGCAGGCGAGGGCCCTGGTGTCCCGGTGCCAGGTCCTGCTGGAAAGGGTTCCCagcaagctgcagagctgcctggagGAGCGGGATGCCATGAGGCAGCGAGCGGATGAAGCCCTCCAAGCCAGGCAGGAG GCATCTCGTCAGCTGGAGGAGACCTCAGTGGCCCTGCAGGACACAGTGGCTAAGCTGGAGCAGTTGACAGTGGCCAACTCGCGCCTCAGCGCAG ACCACGGCTCCCTGATGACCAGCCTGGccagcctggagcaggagcGGGATGCGCGGCAGCAGGAGCGGGATGCGCTGCAGCAGGAGAATGAGAAGCAGCGGGAGGAGATGGCCTG GCTGGCGCAGGAGCGGGATGCGCTGCAGCGGGAACGCAATGGATTCTGCCAGGAGCTGAGGGAGGCAACCGAGTGCCGGGAG TTCCTGGAGCAGGAGAACCAAATGTCCCGCACTCAGCTGCTGGAGGCGGAGGCCAGGCTGAGGTCCACGCTGGACAcgctgcaggagcacagccagCGCCACGAGGAGCTCATGGATTCCCACCGGCGCCTGCG GGAAGAGCAGGCTGCCCTCAGCAAGGAGCTGGAGAGCACCAAGGCCGAGCTCCTCGACTTGCAGCTTAAGAGGAACAAAGTCTCCTGGTGCTCCAAGGACATCGTGGAGAGCAAGATGCGGCTGCAGGAGCTCGCTGAGtgcctcagggctgctctgcaggaggag GACAATGATGATGCTGCCCCATCAAAAAGCAGAACCTGGACCCCGGTGCCACGTACTCCAGGCTGGCAGACCCCGTACCGTGTCCGGACCCCCGCCTGCCGCACGCCGGTGTTCCGGACCCCACACCGCGCCATAGGGAGCTCCTTTGTGGGCAGTGTCCTGCGAGCTGTGTCTGGGGAAG ATGCTGATGAAGCCGCTGGAGTTGGGAGTGCATTTACCAAGGACAAACCTGCTGCTACACCAAAGGCAATAG AGCCTGAGGATGGTTTGCTGGAGAGTGTGAAGCAGCTGAGGTCCGTGGTGTCCGACCTCGCCATGCTGAGCTGCCGCATCCAGGACCTGGAGCAGAGCGAGTTCAAGGCGCTGCAGACGGAGAT ctccaACCTGCAGCTCCACTTGGAGACGGTGACAATGGAGAGCCAGGAGAAGATTGATGCCCAGGCTGCCACCATCGTCAAGCTGAACAAGGCACTGAGGGGCAAGCTCGAG AGTgagaaggagctgcaggacGTGGTGAAACGACAGGAAGAGAAGATGCTGCAACTCATCGACAAGAGTGGGGAAGTCACG AGTTTGAAGGAAGAGGTTTTCCAGCTGAAGCGCTCGCTGCAGCGCGCAGAGACGGAGGCCAAGGTGCTGTGGGAGGAGATGAGGGAACAGAGACCCAAGGAGGACACTGTCCATGTGCGGGAGcgagtgctgcagcagcaggag ATGGGCAAACTgcggctgctgctcctggagaAGGTGGATGAGAACCAGCGGCTCTCGGATAAG gtccaagggctggagctgcagctccatCGCATCCAGAAAGTGCTGAGGAGCCATGAGGAGATGCAGGAGAAGATGAAGGAG CTCCTGGTGGCTGTCCCTGACTTGGCCGTGGCGTGCCAGGAGCATCACAGCCTGCTGCGGTACCTGGGCTTGAAGCTGGAGAGTGCCAGCAAAGACGCTGCGGAGCCGCTATAG
- the ALDOC gene encoding fructose-bisphosphate aldolase C has translation MTHQYPALTAEQKKELSDIALRIVAPGKGILAADESVGSMAKRLNQIGVENTEENRRLYRQILFSADSRVKKCIGGVIFFHETMYQKADDGTPFVQMIKDKGIVVGIKVDKGVVPLAGTDGETTTQGLDGLSERCAQYKKDGADFAKWRCVLKISDNTPSALAIMENANVLARYASICQQNGIVPIVEPEILPDGDHDLKRCQYVTEKVLAAVYKALSDHHVYLEGTLLKPNMVTPGHSCPTKYSPEEIAMATVTALRRTVPPAVPGVTFLSGGQSEEEASINLNAINTCPLLRPWALTFSYGRALQASALSAWRGQRDNATAATEEFVKRAEVNGLAALGKYEGSGDDSGAAGQSLYVANHAY, from the exons ATGACGCACCAATACCCCGCGCTGACGGCCGAGCAGAAGAAGGAGCTGTCGGATATCGCGCTGCGCATCGTGGCCCCGGGCAAGGGCATCTTGGCTGCTGATGAGTCCGTAG GGAGCATGGCGAAGCGCCTCAACCAGATCGGGGTGGAGAACACGGAGGAGAACCGGCGGCTGTACCGCCAGATCCTCTTCAGTGCCGACAGCCGGGTGAAGAAATGCATTGGGGGGGTCATCTTCTTCCACGAGACCATGTACCAGAAGGCTGACGACGGAACCCCCTTCGTGCAGATGATCAAGGACAAGGGCATCGTCGTGGGCATCAAG GTAGACAAGGGTGTTGTGCCGCTGGCTGGGACCGATGGCGAGACCACCACGCAGG GTCTGGATGGGCTGTCGGAGCGTTGTGCCCAGTACAAGAAGGATGGGGCTGACTTTGCCAAGTggcgctgtgtgctgaagatcagTGACAACACCCCCTCTGCACTCGCCATCATGGAGAACGCCAACGTCCTGGCCCGCTATGCCAGCATCTGCCAGCAG AACGGCATCGTGCCCATCGTGGAGCCAGAGATCCTGCCCGATGGGGACCACGACCTCAAGCGGTGCCAGTACGTGACGGAGAAG GTGCTGGCAGCCGTCTACAAGGCACTGAGCGACCACCACGTCTACCTGGAGGGCACCCTGCTGAAGCCCAACATGGTGACCCCCGGGCACTCCTGCCCCACCAAGTACAGCCCCGAGGAGATCGCCATGGCCACCGTCACTGCCCTGCGCCGCACCGTGCCCCCCGCCGTGCCAG GTGTCACCTTCCTGTCCGGGGGTCAGAGCGAGGAGGAGGCTTCCATCAACCTCAACGCCATCAACACGTGCCCGCTGCTGCGGCCATGGGCTCTCACCTTCTCCTACGGGCGGGCGCTGCAGGCGTCGGCGCTGAGCGCCTGGCGCGGGCAGAGGGACAACGCCACCGCCGCCACCGAGGAGTTCGTCAAGCGCGCAGAG gTGAACGGGCTGGCGGCGCTGGGCAAGTACGAGGGCAGCGGGGACGACTCGGGGGCCGCCGGGCAGTCCCTGTACGTGGCCAACCACGCTTACTGA